From a single Dendropsophus ebraccatus isolate aDenEbr1 chromosome 8, aDenEbr1.pat, whole genome shotgun sequence genomic region:
- the LOC138799472 gene encoding uncharacterized protein, which produces MQKSIILLFVITYYKLAIHGLENELPEVSNTQTPDVAKDNTKDLSYKSLQKKLKQFIDLDKDLTNLTLSQISSLIWWTQQALNSLQGYQLKVHYKTVMSTNCTMPLVPTNGGLVCAYFDSVYYCKPMCDQGYDFSFLRKSRLYETCGHQTGFTWTSQYPGGNRLAECIASDIAISGTSSAYFKNKKCQEVLSLGKEDKYIDEFIKELYENGITKNRKKDLNMFVCG; this is translated from the exons ATGCAGAAGTCTATCATTTTACTTTTTGTTATTACATATTACAAACTGGCTATCCATGGATTGG AAAATGAGCTCCCGGAGGTGTCTAACACACAAACTCCAG aCGTAGCCAAAGACAATACCAAAGATTTGTCTTACAAATCTTTGCAAAAGAAATTAAAG CAATTCATTGATCTTGATAAAGATCTCACCAACCTGACTCTGTCACAAATTAGCTCACTCATATGGTGGACACAGCAGGCCCTGAACAGTCTTCAGGGATATCAATTGAAAG TTCACTACAAAACTGTAATGTCAACCAACTGCACGATGCCGCTGGTGCCCACAAATGGTGGTTTGGTCTGTGCCTATTTTGATAGCGTTTACTACTGCAAACCCATGTGTGATCAG GGCTATGATTTTTCATTTTTAAGAAAAAGTAGGTTGTATGAAACATGTGGACATCAAACAGGGTTTACTTGGACATCTCAGTATCCTGGTGGAAACAGACTGGCTGAATGTATAG CATCCGATATCGCCATAAGCGGAACCTCCTCCGCTTATTTCAAGAATAAAAAGTGCCAAGAAGTCCTCAGCTTGGGGAAAGAAGATAAATATATAGATGAGTTTATAAAAGAGCTGTATGAAAATGGTATAACAAAAAATCGCAAGAAAGACCTGAATATGTTTGTATGTGGATAA